The window CCGACAACTTCAAACTATCCACCAAGCAAGAAAGGGAACTATTTAAAAATTGCGTGGTGTCCCTGAATATGAAATTGCCGTATTCAAAATTCCGAATCTTCTCCGAGCTCGTCGCGATGAGTTTGGGTGGGTGTTCCAACTTCAAAGCATGGAAACAATGCAACAAGGAGCTGATGTCGTACTGAAGGTTGTGGATGAGCACGGGAATTTTGCCATGATTGCTGCAACTGATGTTACATTCGTTACAAATGGTAGCCAAAAAGTTGCTGACACTACTTTCACGGCTGTGATCGTGATGACGAACCTTTTTCCTGGCAACACTAAATAACACACCACAATACTCACAGTGTGTTGCAGGGTGACCGCcaaaaatcgcgagtcaaaAACCGCGACAGACAAAATCGCGAGTCAACAACCGCGATTTTCAAAAACCGCGATTAGCAAAAACCGCGACAGGTAAAAACCGCGAGGGTCAAAAACAGCGACAAGCAAAAAAGGCGACGTCCAAAGATAGCGACAGGCAATAACCGCGATAGGCAGAAACCGCGATGGCCAAAACCCGCGAGCAAACCTGCATAGAATTGAAGAAGAAACTTTTTGAGCACGCCGGTGCTGACTGGCAGTGTTTCAGACATTTGACAAGACTTGAAATATATTGGTCTCCGCCGGACGCCGTACAAATACGGACATGGAAGAGCTAGAGAATGGCATATACACTCATTCCCTGCCCGCGTCAGCTATCACGTTCACTCTGCCGGAAATATaaccaattactgagtaatcgattacccgaaaaattactaaaaaatgtaattgattacaagtaacgcgttacgcacacgTGTGAAGTATACAGATTGAGCACATCGAAAGCTGtagtttaaagtagcacagaagtcatttttaataccctgctttcttcctataaaactattaattaggccagtaagatgcgccatgagaagtaattcacgccACAGtatcataattatcgcagaaattgaatttaaagtacgccgcaaaaagggaccggtgtgcgcaacggtggtggagagcagtaccagcctgtgatttgCCCatgacctcgcgctgacgccttagctgtcgtctgctactcggctgttcggggctctgaaaaagcattgcttctggatcggtcatgattcggccgctccttctgtcCCCAATTCTCCTGGGGGACTAGCAAAACTtttttacggcggcaaagggcgctgacccccactgaccaccGAACCAGAACACGTATGGACCCTGTAAcgtcatgtttatgtgagtttttctttttctttttttctgagaaaCAAACTGTATACacaaaacctttcgtgctaccaggtaaattgacacacacactttcatcaaatgtcttaatctgaaatttttagGATGGCCCTCTGTGGGCCCCATTCCCGGAATGGAAGTTAGCCTACTTTTCATATCCTCATGCCCCCCTTTCATCCTCCCTTCTAAAGGAGAGTGAGTAAGGTTTTTAGCTGTGGCGTTTTTAGTCGCGGTCTTCGGCTGTCGCGTTTTTTGCCTGCCGCTGTTTTCCCCTACTCGCGGTTTTTGGTGTCGCGATATTTGTGTGTCGCTAATGCTTCCTATCGCGATTTTTATCTATCGCGATTTTTGGATCTCGCGGTTTTTAACTCGCGGTTTTTGCTGTCGCGGTTTTTGACTCGCGATTTTGACCCAGAACCGTGTTGCAGCGACATGTTTACGAGTTTCTTCGTCTGTGAGTTTAATGGGAGCAGGGTAACGACTGATATCGACCACCTTGTTATGAAAACGTAGCAGGCAGTCGACGCACCTGGAAGCGGCATCGGggcctaaatatttttcatttgcgaGTATTTTCGAATCATAGGTTCTGATTAGAATGCAGCAGAAGGAACTCATAACATGCTTCTGCACGGCACTTTTCACATTCGTATTAGGATCGAGGACAGACTCTGTATCGAGTCCGATAATATATGGAAATGCAAACATGTGACCAAACTTGTTAAATTTTAGAACATTCTTACCTGGCTCAGGGAACTCCAACAAAAGCTCATCGAAATTCCTGCACACTCTCCTATGTGACACTAGGTTTTCCTGTGTTGCAAACCCCCTCGTacacttttcacaaaaaaatcTACTTTTCTTACCATTCAATGTATTAAAATTCCTTATCCCAAAAAAGTGATTATCAAATTCCAATAATTGTACTTTATCGTCAAATGCGAGACGCGGAACACGCGAAGTGTGGATACTCCCATCCtgatatgagtacacatacacttcAATTTGATTCCGTTCTTCAAATTCTGCAATCTCCGAATACGATACCGGACCATCGGGCCACCATTTGACCCGTGCCAATGGATTCGAATCGAGATCCACAAGATACTTACGATATCGTTTCCAATCATTTCCATGTGTTTTTTGAGGATGCAATAGCGCTAAAGTATTATATTTGAAACACTCATTGTCGGGCATTTTACATTTgtgagtgttttctttctttttttcaattcggcGGGAATTACAGTGTCACAGccaatcttctttttttcaatcgcGCTTATGTTCAATTCGATTTCGGATACATCTCGGGAGACGTAACCGCTACCTTCACCCTGATAATTTTCCAGGTTGCGCGCTAACTCGCTAATCATTTCATTTAGCGCAACCATTATATCCGCGAGACTATGAATTTCTCGCGACACGGCACTTAGAAAAGCAAAATGGCTACTCATCGAATCGCCAACTTGCTTTACCATCAATACTTTCACGcgcatataaaatttaaaaggTATGGGATGTTGTTGTAATATGGAAACTATATCGTGCTGGTAATGTACCAGGTATTCGAACGGATCCTCGACAAAGTCGTCATACGGTGACGCGAACAGGACGTAACGTCCAAGGTACCCTTCAAAGGCCGCAGCGGTTTCAAAGAACGGAAAGTATGGAACGCTAACACCAGGATGAGCCACCGAAACATGCTCCGCGAGATTGTTCACAACAGGCTCTGCGTTTTGCACGGCATCTGCTGGCGTATTATCATCAAAAACTCCATCCATCAAAACCTGATCAAATTCTAATCCCCACTCTTCATCAAACAAAGCAGGATCTAAATTTGGAACATTAGCATCCTCCTCCATGCGACGAATTACCTCCTCAACGCAGTCATACCCACAgattccacagcgaggcactagAAACAGACATTCCATAAATTAAAATAAGAACAATAAGCAAGAAGCAGACTTACTTTTCAAAGATCTCGGCAGCACACCAAAACAAATTTTTTGGCAAAGGAAACAAGCACTGCAACCAGGGCAACAGAACTTGGTGGAAAAAACAACCCGCCAGCCACTATTTTATAGTAAATGTGGGCGGAACCGAAAATTGCATATAGAAAATCGTTAACCAATGGCATACTAAGAAAACCAATAGGCATCCCAGACAACACGAAACCTCACTGGGACGTCCGAAAAAGATCCCCACATCCCACGTCCCGCGTGGGCAATCCCTTAGACGTCCCAGGAACAGCCGCGGAGGGCAACCACCATGAAGTCCATCATGAGTACTTCGGCGGTCGTAATGTGGACTTTCCTCCcgctctcccactttccttcttCTACTCTCTCGCAAACACTCGCAAACTGCGAGGCCGAATTATGGCGTCCGTTAGCAACCAGATGGCGCTAATCATTTTAATTTCTCACTAGCTTTGTAATGTTGCTCACAGCATTGTCTGAGTAACGCAAAGCTGCTTACGTAGACGATAGAGAATAACGTGCCGCGGATAATTGCATGTCATGGTTTTGAAGTTGGTAACAAGAAAACGGTCATACGGTACTGCGGCTGAGTGAAACTGAACGCTAAAAGTGGCGGGAGCAGGACGGTTGTCCGTTCTTTGTATTTATGGCTTCCATGATGGCGGCGCGCGTCCGTGCGTATTGCCGCAGCTTGATGTACAAGTGAGAGACATGGACGGCAGTATAGGTATGTTTGCTCTTTTTTAGGTAACGATAGTTTGTCACGGATTCTGTTTTTCATAATGCAGTGAAGTTTTGCAGCGTACGGACATAGTTTTCTAGCAGTTCAGAGAGAACACGTTTGACAACGTAGAGAGCGTTTAGTGTGTTTTTCCCCAGTTtgagggttcgttatgaagacgTTTGACAAGTTGAGAAGTTGTTTGAGAACTCGCTACCAAGTCCAGAACAACACTGTAAGTTAGAGATGAGGCTAGAGACAGTGAGTTTTATTATCAAATACAAATAGTATGAAAACACTGGCCTGTGACAAACATGTATCTTGCACCGTAACACGTTGAATGTCATTACAGGGGATCAGTCAATGAAGGATTTGCCAAGTTACAGCAGCCTTCTATCCATCACAAGCTTTTGGCCTGAACGCAGACATGGTAAGCTGCAGTACTATTTCTCTAATTTTACGTAAACCAGGGTCAGTGCATTCATTGCGTGGGAATCAGCTTGTACACATAGATAGCGTAAGCTAGCTTCCAGTACGACAAAAAGGAGGCTGTGCCAGGGGTAACTGACTGTCTCTATCCTATGCACTTTAAGATTGCTCTCAGCAGAAGATTACTCACTTCCATCTTCTCAGTTCAGAGGAACAAGTCAGCGTCATTTGCAAGGTGCCCCGCTTTTTCATTTCTATCCCAAGCAGAACACCCAGTGATGCAATTCTTAACATTTTCCTATCTATATAGGTAACCACAACAGTTCTTTCACAGCGGCCTGTCCTGCAGCATCCCAATGAACAACTACTGTACGACCCGTATGGGAATTTTTTTCATGAGCAGATCAACAATGCCaaggtaattaaatttgtgatagGATTCCAAGTGTGTCCCTGCTTCCAGGGGCTATATTTGGCATGCCACTGACCTGTATTACCACGTGAGGCTTGCGAACTGGGCATGTTTACCTCTTGTACTGTTTCAGAGCAATCAGTATAAGCTAAATAATGCAATCtatttattttctgtgtgtatatGCATACTATGTGGACAGTataagtacagcttgggacaaaagtttacggaacacggcacctgcgtatttcttcatcggagcgcttccctgctagctatcacgaAGCGGCCGAATAGGGAACAGGTGGCAAGCTATTCTATCCATCCCTCAGTATGTATGTCCACTCCTttttgctgctaggttgtcgctccattggagaaataCGACACCCTgttgttccgtgaacttttgtcccaagctgtacatacaGGTTTTCGCCCCAAGTGGTATCTAAttatctctttctttctttttttaattgtaTTCTCAATAACAAAATATTTGTATACCGCCCTGGAACGAAAGAATGATCTAAATATTTAATGACGTCTCGGTTTTGTTTGTTGTCAGGTTACCTCACGAAGATCCGGGTGCCTCAAGCGTCTCTACCTTCTTGGGAGGGAAATGAAATAGACAACTATGTCGTGACTGTACCACGCATCGCGAGCTCAGGAACGTCACAAATCAAGAGCAGCATTTGGAAGCAACAAAGAGGACATTTAAACTGTGTGTACTCAGATACATAGCTTTGTTTCGGTTACTTAGTTAGTAGTTACAAGCATATGCTGCCTTGCGCGTTAGAAAAATGTATTAAAATTGCCTTTGTAGTAAGCTGTGTATTTTTATAGGGACACGCTACATCAGACATCAGCTCTGGATTCATGGTGTAAAAATCTGATACTAACACGGCAAATTTTGAACTGTAATTTTGAAAATTTAATTTCTCATCATGAGAAAATGATTAAATTGCTTGTAATTTGTAACAAAAGTTATAGATAAAACTTAACATTTCAAGCGAAAATGTGCTGTGGATGTGCAAGCTATCGTTCCTATCTTTTTTAGTGTGGAAGCTGACAGGACTTGTGCGTACAAAAATTCCCTATGGATCTTCGGGGCAATCTCAGAAACGACATTATATTAATTCGCTTGTATCTGTATGTTGATATATGCATAGTTTGCTACAAGTGCTCTTATTTGGGCACACCAGTGCCACACCTTACCTTTTTGGCTTCAACTTCTGAATTCAATTCGACTTGCCTTTTAATATAACCGGTGTCCTGTCTCTGTTTAGTGATTCACTGTGCCGTAATGAGGCTGACTGGGGAACGAATCACTCGCTGTGACAAGCCAAACTGTTCTCTTTACGCAGATATGGTGTCATGCTTACGGTATTGCACATGTCATTTTCGTCTGTGCAATGTTCCAAGTAAATGTGATTTGTAGGATTTTGGATTGCTATAggaactgtgcagtgtgatatttTGTTCCTTTGAAGCTCAAATATATTTGAAACCAATAAACTGACAGTTTTTCCCTGTATAAAAGCGAATCTGGTTTCCTTATAGCGTGTACACTAACTGTATGGAGGTCGCAAATACGCGCACTGGATACCGATGACCGCCGACCCTACAGAACAATCAGCAGATGAGGCTAGCACCTCTGCAGAGCAAAtatgctatgctgtgaagcctCCTACCAGCGTGGGCTTGAGGTACCGGAGAAGTCCCTCAGAAATCCTTTAGAGATCTCGAGGGACGTCTATGGGACCGTCACTGTTACGTACTTTGGAGTTTCATTCAGATCTCCCAGTGACGTCTATGGAACCAACTGCGGTCatctctgggatgtctgcaaCATCCACATGGAGGCATACCTGGGACGTCCCTGGTACGCATCTGTGTTGTCTGGGATCCTTTCCATCTCATTCTCTCCCAAATCAACGATGGAAACAGACGAGTGCTATTCACTCTCCCTGGAGGACTGTGAGTTTTTTACAgcttttctcctctctttccACTAACTTAAGGAGATTTTTTGTTTTAGATTACGAGTGTCTTCTGACAGGTGACTTGGCCATTGTGCAAACATTGAAGACACCGCCCAGAAGTTTCTTTATGCAAAATGGCAATCATCTGAGACAGTGTCGATGCGGGGGATTGATTTCATCGAAATCGTCAGACTGGCTAGATCCTAACATCAGACCATATCTCGGATGTCATCCCAACTCGGATTGAGTATGAACTCGGCTGAGAGATTTCACTTGACTATACAGTGGATGATGTATAAAGAcctgatgaaattaaactcgtaCTTGAATTGCAACGGACCTGAGAGTGACTTCACActcatattgcgatgtttaCCTTATCAACTCAAAACAAGACGCGGACAACTAAGGAAGAGActacaaaagtttgtcgccgtgAAATGTGACTTGTTAAGACGATACCGTGATGGTGAACAGATTTCACCGGCCATTATCAATGCCGGTTTGAGAAGACCAATCCTTTGGAATTATTACATTCAGCATTCGCACTACATCATCCAACGAAAAGAAGACGGATCTCGCAAGATAGTGAGTCTGGAGGATTATCTTCGAAGTGCTTGTACATTGAATAAATGAGAGAATTTTTcttaaatgaggtattcctcttcagtcatttttattaccttgagatcgttgtgtacaaggttattgtcaaataatgacATAATGCTTTTGAGTGAATAATTCTTACAAAGACGGGAAGCAAATACGGAAACAAATAGGCCACAGTGGGAGCTGTAGAGACTCTGTATACACTTGTCACAATATTCATCAACAGGTAAATCTAACAGTTCCTCTTCAattggtggtagaccaaagctgtccacatagatgaatctatcatttcgatccatcatgtacatcaaccaatgctctcccgtgccgtcgtgtggatgcgtattaatgacaatgaaaccttcttcttgaagtggcgaaactctgtcgacagcgtaggttcctcgatacattctcacagtttgagggttcattgaaaacaataattcaagatctagaacgtccatgatttaatccaagtgaactGCAAGGTCAGCATTGACTGTCAATATCTTGGGGCTCTCACTTATAAGTATAATCGACACAGCGTGAGGCAATGGTTTTGCAAATTTAAGTTCAATTCTACAATTTCCCTTACGTATCGGATTAAAGTAGCCGCCAACGGACTCGTCTGCACTGAGGTTCCAATGCAATATGAATGAATTAGTTTTATAATTCTGATAACGCAGCTCGACGCTTCTATCATTCAGTTGAGATAGGAAATCATAATAGCTTCCTCTGCATAGGTCATTGTCCCAGTCGTATGAGAGTTGTTTTCGATGTCCGTCAATTGTTAGTGTTACTGAACTCACgttgaaatgttcaaaattgaaAGGGCTCAGTTTGAAGTCACCCAGATAGGCGTCGGTCCGTGTCATAACCACTGAGATCCGATCTGGAATGCGATCGGTGTATAGATTGTCGAAAATACCATCCACTGACCCAGCAGTTATTGTCTTAATTTTGCTTTCTAAACCTCGCATAGTATAACACGCTGGATGTTTCTTCAGTATAGACTGGTGAGAGAGGAAAGTTGAGTTACTGACTTTGACTTTACGTAATGACAGTACTGCATTGTGTATCTTGATTTGATGTTGATGAGTTTCTCCTGGACCAGTCAATAAGCGATGCATGTCGCTGGCGTGCACAGCAGACACCCTAACATCCAATCCCGGTAATAATAGCTTAATTTGATCTGTCAAATCCGTATTAACACGCATGACAACTTCAAATAGTTTGCCACCACTTGTTCTAGAAATGAGTGCTTTAGCAACATTCGAATTTGGATCGTTTGCGGCATGTTCACCTCAATCATAAATATACATTCCGCAATCATCTACCGTTTTCTGAAGATGCGTGTTGGTGTGGAGCAAAGTATCAAGCATACATCGGTAGGAATTCAAACAATTTGATGATACCAATCGCTGATTGATATACACATTAATATACTTAAACATTGCAGCTCCCAAGTTATTCACGGGGAATACAACATCGTTGGCTACACCATCCGCCGTTCTTGTATACGGATCACTCCCATCGcttctcaatatctgcatagttagttTAATGTACATACTAGAAACATCGAGATAGAGATCGGATAAGTTGCTTATATTCCATTCAATCGTAGATTCGCCGCCTGTAATTGTTGATACAGGGTAGAATAATTGATTCTCGCATGATTCTATAGAAATTTGAGTGGGTGGGATTTGAAAAAGctcacactcccccttcaaaaCCAATTCGGACTGGGCGTGGACTACGTTGACCAGTGACATGTTTGCGACTGAATACAATTGTCACCCTCTcccatgttttattttttagggtTGTTTACCTGTAGCCACTTATTTCCCCTTTTTCCCACCCCTCCACTTCTTTCAAGTTGGAAGACAGTGTGTCGCTTCTAAGAagaaatgaatcgtttcgcagcTCTTTCTAAGCATcttcccatgacgtatggtaacgagtacaaaatccgatCCCGTGTCGAGACCTCCGGCGTCGTTTCGCGACCCTTCCTAAGCAGCTTTTTATCGCATCTTCCCAcaacctatggtaacgagtacgaAATGCGATCCCGTGTCGAGACCGCCGATACGCACCACTTCTAACGGTTTTCTTTCAAATTGGACAActccgtgtcgatgcgccggttctaacggctttttttttttttttacttacccCCACCACAATCCGTTATCGTCGCGACTTCCcatgtcgatgcgccggttctaatgGCTTTTTTAAGTGGACAGTCGCACTTATCCCCACCAcaatcttgccttatttcccacATTTTTACTATCCAGTCAGACAAACGGACGGCagcgttgacgaaaatatttattcctcactccaattgggttgcttgtcaaagacgtcttttcttcttcttttcctacgtCTGCCACCGCCGCCAGCAAAGTCTTTTAACACTTGCGACTTAAGCTCGGATGCACTGTTTCTAATGGCTTCTTTCAGATGTTGACCATCTGATAGTTTtcgtgccaggttttttgctgcATTCATTGCAGTCTTAGTAACGTATGGATGTGCTCGTCGCAGGAGTGGTAATGCAAACTTGCGCAATGATTTAAAGAATCCACTGCCCCTCTGGAACATCGGACCTGAGTACGGCATAATATTGCCCAGTCCGTGACCGTAGTGGATTTCCGGGATTCCTTTAAGATACATGTCTAAAATGTAGAGCTAGAGCTGTTTTGCCCGGTCCTTTGAAGTGGAGAGGTCGACCAGAGTCGTCACACaacttaattgaaatgaaatttatttcattatgCAATAGCTTAAAATATTGTATGTTTTGGAAAGCATAATGAATGATACTGTCTTCCTTTGCAGAGTATGGAACTAATTTTAatatgggaaacttctttgcacCCAAGTGCGATGATTCGATGATATCGCAATAAACTATAAAATGATGGAATAATGGTGTAAGTCTGAGGTGTGTGTTTCCAATTGTACCGTTCGCAAAAGTTGTAAGTGGTGCAAAACCTAGCATATTAGAGAGGTATTCTGATAGATGAATAGTAACACCGTCAATTGGGTTGATAATGCAGAGCTTTCTCTCGTTACTATATGTGAGTAGAGCTTTGCCTTCTAATTGATTGTTGATTGTATGTAGCAGTAATTCCGGAGTTTCATAATGATCTGGTGGAATAGTTATTCTTTTTGTAACAAGTACTTCTTTCTCTATAATCAAGTCATAAGTGCGTTCAAATGGATCTCCATAGTAGTAGGCTGTATCATCTTTTATATTAAAATTATTTAATCTGAGGAGATTCTTGAGCTGTTCTGGAATAACAAAGAGACTGTGTAATGGCTGTGTCAATCTATAACTATTCTCCCGGAATGTTACATTTGCTTCAATTTTCTGTGTTTTAAAAAAGCGATTTAATGTTGTCTTGATAGAACAACCTGGAATGAATGCGATCAAGCCATTTGAAGTAAGAATAGAAATTTCTTCTAGTATGCATAGCTGCGAAGCGAATTCCTCTCGAAGGAATGTGTCCTGACGAGGCACCTTAGAACCTATCACAATATTGCCTTGAATGGTTGACACTCCAATAGTCTCTTGCAAGTTGTCATCTATCAATTTAATTGACCGAACAGAATGTGGTAAACGGAATACATATCTCCCTTCAATATAATTGATAGAACTGTTCAAGTCTTTGAAAAGCTCTAGAAGGGCCATTTCGATAGTTTTTTTAACGATAATAGTCTTGCGAACCTCTGCAAATTCTTTGTAATCAACCTGCATGACGCCATCATCACTCCGCGGTATATTGTAGAATAGATTACAGATCGATAGTTCTTGTAATCCAACTTCATACTTTCCACTCAGTTGTAGGGGTGCATTCAAAGCAATTGTAAAGTTGTCCAGTGTATTTGTTGGATATAATTCGGTACAATCATTGGACAGGAGGTACATATAAAACTCAGAGCCTGGCAACATCGTGCACTGGAACCCACGAATTAAATGAATTGTCATAACCAGCCCACTTCACTTTATAATGAGTGactccatcaattttcttactGGATATAATTTTTTCAATTGGATATGGGTCATCAGGCTCTTTAATAACGCGTTGCAATTCGTTTGCATACTATGTGCCCTCTTCTTCTACACCATCTGGGCCTGCAATGTAAAAGACAGGTGGATCTGTTTTCTTATACCTCGAAATTGTATAGATAACGTGAGACCAGTGTCCtgtgtaccccttgtcaaaTATTGATCGATTCAATAGAACACGAACTTGCTGGCCAATTTCGAATggtattgtgatgtcatcatcttttttactgtttagtctattgaagagttcaacttcgttgctttcattcacttcattcggTGCCATTTTAATAGTTCTATGGTAAGAATTGTTATAATCTTTTATAATCTTTGGAAGAATTTTAAGGTACTTGTGATGTCCTTTACTGCGGAAATAGCGGAATAGGCGGCCTTTAATCGTTCTAATGGCGCGTTCAGCTAGACAAGATTTAAGTCCAGTCCTAGTAGCATATATTGAGATGCCATGACGCCTACACCAAGCCTGCACATGTTTGTTGAAGAACTCAGACCCCTGATCTACATGGATTAGCCGTGGGGTTTCCCCTCTC is drawn from Ornithodoros turicata isolate Travis unplaced genomic scaffold, ASM3712646v1 ctg00000857.1, whole genome shotgun sequence and contains these coding sequences:
- the LOC135375352 gene encoding uncharacterized protein LOC135375352, with the protein product MKDLPSYSSLLSITSFWPERRHDCSQQKITHFHLLSSEEQVSVICKVTTTVLSQRPVLQHPNEQLLYDPYGNFFHEQINNAKVTSRRSGCLKRLYLLGREMK